A stretch of DNA from Thiothrix subterranea:
ACATGCTGCGGCGGCAAATGATGCGCAAATACCGCAAGCCCTTGATTGTGTTTACCCCGAAAAGTTTATTGCGCCACCCGCTGGCGGTTAGCCCGTTGGAAGATTTCACCTTGGGGCAGTTTGAAGTGGTGTTGGATGATGTGGACATCACCGATGTGGACGCGAAAGAGCAGGTTAAGCGGGTGATTTTGTGCAGCGGCAAGGTGTTTTACGACTTGCTGGAAGAGCGCCGTAAACATGCCATGGTGGATACTGCCATCATTCGCTTGGAACAGCTTTACCCGTTCCCTGCGCAAGAATTGGTGGATGTGATGGAATATTACCCGAACGTCAAAACCGTGATTTGGTGTCAGGAAGAACCGGTCAATCAAGGCGCGTGGAACGGCATTAAACACCGTTTCGAGGCGTATGATTATACCGAAGTGGTGTGCGTGAGCCGCCCGGCGATGGCTGCGCCTGCGGTGGGGTCATTGTATATGCACCAGCGGCAGCAGCAGGCGTTGGTGCGGGAAGCGTTGGGGTTGAATGGGGATTAGGTTCAGTATTTCAGAAACTTAACTCCGCCTGCACAATAGGTGTTTTTTGTTTTGTAGTAGTGTTGCGATTCGCTGCTGCTTGTTTTTGCTGTTGTTCAGCGGCTCGTTCAAGTTCCCACTCTCGGCGGATGGCATCTGCTGTTCGCCGAATATCTTGAATGATTGCATCGTTATCAAGATTCGTTGCTGACGTTGTTGTATCTTCCACGCCTAACTTTTCGATGCCTAGCTCATTTAGCCTAGCAAAAACAGCTTGCATGGCTTTTTCAGGCGTTCGGTAATACTGGCTACCGCGAATACGTACAAATGTCCAACCTAAACGTTCCAGTATGGCTTGGCGTTCTATGTCTTGCTGTAGGTTGTCAGGCGTATGGTATTTTTCACCATCGCACTCAATTGCTAATCGACGAGCTTTGCCTTCTACTACCATATCAATGCGGTACGCGCCAACCTGCCACTGCGTCTTGACTCGATAACCAGCATTTACTAAATCCGTTAGAACTGACTTTTCAAATGGGGAATCAGTACGTTGCCCTTCTACTTCAATTTCACGCATTAGTGCTTGTGGATTGCGAACGTGTTGAATGAGTCGCTGCCTAATGTCGCCTGATTTCAAATGACTTTCTGGGTCTATGGAATGCACTAACCATAACTGGTTACGCGCTCGACTTACCGCAACATTGTAGCGTTTTTTATACATGTCATTTTTGCCAAATCCCATCATATTGAGGACACCGTTCTCTGGTGGGCTATCAACCATAGACAGAAAAATCACATCGCGTTCATCGCCTTGAAACTGAGCTGGATTTCCACATAAGATTTTGTGTTTGTTGTACAAAGTCGGGTCAAGACGCTTTCGCAAAAGAGTGTCGATGTATTCGCTTTGCTCACTGCCTAACAGAGTAATGACACCAAAGGTGGTGGTTTGCCCAGTATCATTACGCGCATAGACGGGATGGTCGATAGCGGCAATGATCATTGAAACAATGGCGTCTGCTTCGACTGGGTTGATTTTGCCGTTTTCACTGCGTTTACCATCCACCCTTTGTGATATGAGTGCTGGATGTATGGGCGATGATAAGGGTTCACGCAATGGTTTGATTTTGTTGTGGTAGGACAGGTGATTGCTGAACTGAATAATCTCCGGTACACAGCGAAAGTGTTCTTTTAGCGATATAACTCCACCGAATGCTGTTTCAGCAAGATCGTAAATTGAGGTTTGCCCGTCATATAGGTGATTTAGGGGAATACCTTGCAAATCTGTGGCGATCAAACTATTTATGCTGGTGATTTGCTGTCCAATAGCATCTGGAGTGACTTGCTCTTTGTCCCCAACTATCACATGTTCCTTTCCCATGTAAAGTGCTGCAAGTGCCATCATATCGCTTTGACTGGACTCATCAATGATGACTACATCAAACTGAGTATTGCGTGGATCGAAGTTTTCGTAAACTCGGTGAAGTGGCATGATCCAAACAGGTACAGCTTTGCGAGCGGCAAATAGAAGGTCACGCGCATTTTTCAGGAGCGCAGGAGCATTTTTGCCTTTGCCTTTGCCGATTTTTCTTATGGTTTGCACAAATCCCATTAGTGCTTGTTGTGTGGTTAATTGAGTACGGTCGCGTTGTGCAGCCCATGTTTCTTTTTCAATGATTTGTGCAGCTAATCGAGCTATTTCACGTTCGTCTTTATCAAGTTGTTGTTGCAATTCAGGTATAGATAAGGCTGCACGTTTTTCCAAAATTTGCTGAAGTTGCAGCCAAAGCCAAGCAGTTGATGCACTACCCGGCGGAGTTGCTGAATCATGGGGAGAAGATCGTAGTATGATGGATTTTGCCCAGTCGGGGGCGACGGGTTTTAATCTTGCCAAAAGTGAATGGCGTTGTTGATAGATACCCTGTAAACCTTCAAGTTGTGCTAATCGCTTCCACAAAGTTTCGTAACTGTCAGCATCCCATGCTTGTTGTGCTTTGGTCAGGTCAATGGCTATTTCACTTTGCGGAAATTGGCTGAGATAAGTTGCTTGTATTTCAACGTGTTTGGATAATTCAGTTTGCAACAATAACGCAGCTTTGGCGGTAAATAAGCTGGCAAGTTGTGGGGTGGTTGCCAGTTTGATGCGTTCCAGTTCACCGTATTGAGTATGTACGATAGGGCAGGATTCTAACCATTTATCCCATTTAAAACCTGTCGCTTGAATATCTTGTTGTAGCGAATTCCAGACATGGCTGCGCCAGTTGAGGTGTTTGCGGATGAGTTCAAGGTAGTTAGGTGCAGTGCGTTCTGGACGATCACCTAATGTTTCAAATTCTACACCTCCGGCTGTAGATATTGTGTGTTTCCAGTATTTTGCCAATGTGTTGTATTGCTGTTGGAGCTGCGTTTTTGCGCGTAACGCATGGAACTCTTCGATAGTCTGCGGTTGCCGTTGGTTGGTTTTACACTGTTCAATCAACTTGAACCAAGATGATTTCCCCATTTTGGCGAAAAGCCCGGTGAGTTTTTTACCCTGTTCCAAATGAGCAATAATGGCATCCAAGGTGATAATGTCGCAGTTATCAGGAATTTCTGGGGCGTGTTCAATCAATAGCAAGTGTACTTTTTTGGCTTGTGCTTCCAGTTCCTCTATCGCTTGCAGCAGTTTTTCCCATGTCTCTTGCAGACCAGCACCAGACCAACCCGCAAACAGTACTTCTTGTAACCAGCTTTCACGAGTATTCAGTATGGCAACACTTTCACTGATTTGTAGCTGGATTTGCTGTAGTTGAATGCGGGAGGCAGTCTTCGTGTTGTCCCATAGTTCAGGGACATGTTGCGCTAATTGTTGCTTGATCTGAAAGCGTTCATTTGTCAGGGTGCGAAAGTCTGCGGACGACACTAACTTGGCATGTTCTGGCTGCTTGACGGAAAGTTGCTGCTCTTCTTGCAACGACAATTGGTGATTAGTCGCGTAAAGGGTTGCCATTTCGGTATCAGAGAGTGGGCAAAGCTGATTTTCTTGAATAGTGCCGGGAATCCAGCCATCACGTCCTGAATTTTCTTTGACAAGTTGGGCTGCCTTAATCGGTGTGTAGCCATTGCCAGCAACGACAACTTCTTCTATTTCACTGTAGCGAGCATCACGTATTTGCTGTTGCAAGTGTTGTTGCTTGAGCAATAATTCCTGTCGTCTGTTGCGTAGTTGGGTCGCATCCTGACGTAAGGCTGAAGCATCCAGTCCCGATAGGCGGTCGGCAATTTCCTGTGCGGCTTGACTGAGTTGGGCTTGGCTTTCCGCATCACTGTCTAAAACGCTCAGACATAATGACTGGATAGCGGGGTCGAGCTTATCGCGTAAAACCCGTAATGCTTTGCTGGTATGAGAACAGACCAGAACAGTTTTTCCTTGTGATAACAGGTAGCCTACTAAATTGGCAATCGTGTGTGTTTTGCCCGTTCCGGGCGGGCCTTGCACTAGAACAGAATGTGTTCGTTTCAGCCTGTCTGCAATGGCGTATTGTTCCGCATTCGCTGGTTTGCTGAATAGAATATCGTTGGCCAGCTTTGGCGAAGTATGGGATAGCCTGTCAGATTCTTTGATGTCTGGGGAAACGTGAACGGTTTCCTCAATCCCAATAATACGTTTTAGCCCAGTGGACGGTGTGGCATTGGGATCTTGCAGGTCTTCCAGAATATTGTCGAGTATCTGGCTCAGACCTTGGTTGCGTTTGCGTAAGAATAAACAGGGAGCAGGGTACACAACCGGATTTTGTGGATTAACAGGACGTTGTGTATGGAACTCACCTTTGATGAATAAACCTTGAGCAAGTCGTTGTAAAAAACCTTCCGTAGCAGGAATTTCACCTAATGGCTCTATGGGATAGTTTTCAAGTTCTTGCGATAGATCAGCAATAGTTTTTCCTTCAATATCAGGAATGTCGCGCAATAGTGCTTTGTACAATTCAGCTTTATCAATCCCCGAATGGAAGGTGAATTCTGATTTGGAAGTGTCGAACTTGAGTTCAAGCCGTTGTAGCAGTACTGGATGATGAATATTCAGATCAGGAACAAGTAGCATTCCCGAACCCAGCATCAATTCAATTTGATCTCCTTCTTTTTGCAGTCGTGACCATATTCCGTGAACTCGCTCGAAGAGATGGTAGGCATCAACTACGGGTTGTTCTGCCGTTACCCAGTCTGCGTGTTGTTTGCTCCATCTTGAGAAGGCTTCGGGGCGGTTAGGATCGTCATCGAATTGAATCGTGATGGTGCTTTTATCCGCTCGCTGTTCGTTGCGGCTGGGTAATGTTTCAGGTGTGCTTCTAATGGAATCCCAACCCGGCTGCAACCAATCTTTGAGAATGGCTGGTGGAGGAGGGCATGGCGTTAACTTGGGACGTTGGACGCTAATCAGTGCATCAGCATCGTCATTTCCTTGATGAATCGAGATGGTGGGGTGTCTAGGCCAAGAAGATAATAGCTGAAAGCCATCCTGATACTCTGTAATGTTTTTAGGATATTGGTTCTTTAATTCATTGTAATTTTTCAGAAAACCAAAGAGTTGCACGAGCTGGCTGTTTGCTTCATTCATAGTATCGACTTGTGTGTTGATGGCTTGGTTGAACACGGACTCAGTATTATTCTTTACTGCATCGCACTATAATTCTGCTGTGAACAGTAAGTAACATGATGAAGTTTGCATTTATTGGCAAAATAATTCCGTGATAGACAACACAGAATTCAGATGATTTGCTACATTTTTGTGATTTTTCAGACTTGCTGGAATATGCCGTATCAGGTGCGGTAAGTGAAATTTTCCCGTGGGATTACGAGCAATTGATGGCTGATGATTTCTGGTCTGAACTCGATTCATAATTCAACCGTTCATCCCGCGCCAACAACGCCTGAAAATACGCTTCCACCGCCCGTGCCTGCCCCGCCGTACTATCCTGCGCATACATCGCCTGCCGAAACGCATTGCTGTCATGCAACCCATTGGTATACCAAGCAATATGCTTACGGGCGATGCGACACCCCGAATATTCCCCGTAAAACTGATACAGATCATCCAAATGCCCTAGCAATACCGCGTGGATTTCGGCAACGCTCGGCGGCGGCAATAACTTGCCCGTTTGCAAATAATGTGCGATTTCGCGGAAAATCCACGGTCGCCCCTGCGCCGCCCGTCCGATCATAATGGCATCTGCCCCAGTCGCTTCCAGCACCGCTTTGGCTTTTTGCGGGCTATCAATATCGCCGTTGGCAATAATGGGAATCGAGGCATGGCGTTTCACTTCGCGGATCAGCTCATAACGCGCCACGCCCGTGTACATTTGTTCGCGAGTGCGCCCATGAATCGCCAGTGCTGCAATGCCTGCCTGTTGCGCCATGTCCGCAACCCGCAGAATATTTTCCTCACCATTGACGTACCCCAGACGGGTTTTCAAGGTCACGGGTACATCCACAGCGGACACCACCGCCTCCAGAATCCGCTTGACCAAATCCTCATCTTGCAACAATGCCGAACCTGCCAGCTTGCGGCAAACCTTGCGGGCAGGGCAGCCCATATTGATGTCTACAATTTGCGCCCCATTCGCCACCTGATAACGCGCCGCTTCCGCCAACATTTCCGGTTCAGACCCCGCAATCTGTGCTGAAATTGGTGCAAGTTCCCCGTCGAA
This window harbors:
- a CDS encoding AAA domain-containing protein translates to MNEANSQLVQLFGFLKNYNELKNQYPKNITEYQDGFQLLSSWPRHPTISIHQGNDDADALISVQRPKLTPCPPPPAILKDWLQPGWDSIRSTPETLPSRNEQRADKSTITIQFDDDPNRPEAFSRWSKQHADWVTAEQPVVDAYHLFERVHGIWSRLQKEGDQIELMLGSGMLLVPDLNIHHPVLLQRLELKFDTSKSEFTFHSGIDKAELYKALLRDIPDIEGKTIADLSQELENYPIEPLGEIPATEGFLQRLAQGLFIKGEFHTQRPVNPQNPVVYPAPCLFLRKRNQGLSQILDNILEDLQDPNATPSTGLKRIIGIEETVHVSPDIKESDRLSHTSPKLANDILFSKPANAEQYAIADRLKRTHSVLVQGPPGTGKTHTIANLVGYLLSQGKTVLVCSHTSKALRVLRDKLDPAIQSLCLSVLDSDAESQAQLSQAAQEIADRLSGLDASALRQDATQLRNRRQELLLKQQHLQQQIRDARYSEIEEVVVAGNGYTPIKAAQLVKENSGRDGWIPGTIQENQLCPLSDTEMATLYATNHQLSLQEEQQLSVKQPEHAKLVSSADFRTLTNERFQIKQQLAQHVPELWDNTKTASRIQLQQIQLQISESVAILNTRESWLQEVLFAGWSGAGLQETWEKLLQAIEELEAQAKKVHLLLIEHAPEIPDNCDIITLDAIIAHLEQGKKLTGLFAKMGKSSWFKLIEQCKTNQRQPQTIEEFHALRAKTQLQQQYNTLAKYWKHTISTAGGVEFETLGDRPERTAPNYLELIRKHLNWRSHVWNSLQQDIQATGFKWDKWLESCPIVHTQYGELERIKLATTPQLASLFTAKAALLLQTELSKHVEIQATYLSQFPQSEIAIDLTKAQQAWDADSYETLWKRLAQLEGLQGIYQQRHSLLARLKPVAPDWAKSIILRSSPHDSATPPGSASTAWLWLQLQQILEKRAALSIPELQQQLDKDEREIARLAAQIIEKETWAAQRDRTQLTTQQALMGFVQTIRKIGKGKGKNAPALLKNARDLLFAARKAVPVWIMPLHRVYENFDPRNTQFDVVIIDESSQSDMMALAALYMGKEHVIVGDKEQVTPDAIGQQITSINSLIATDLQGIPLNHLYDGQTSIYDLAETAFGGVISLKEHFRCVPEIIQFSNHLSYHNKIKPLREPLSSPIHPALISQRVDGKRSENGKINPVEADAIVSMIIAAIDHPVYARNDTGQTTTFGVITLLGSEQSEYIDTLLRKRLDPTLYNKHKILCGNPAQFQGDERDVIFLSMVDSPPENGVLNMMGFGKNDMYKKRYNVAVSRARNQLWLVHSIDPESHLKSGDIRQRLIQHVRNPQALMREIEVEGQRTDSPFEKSVLTDLVNAGYRVKTQWQVGAYRIDMVVEGKARRLAIECDGEKYHTPDNLQQDIERQAILERLGWTFVRIRGSQYYRTPEKAMQAVFARLNELGIEKLGVEDTTTSATNLDNDAIIQDIRRTADAIRREWELERAAEQQQKQAAANRNTTTKQKTPIVQAELSF
- the dusB gene encoding tRNA dihydrouridine synthase DusB, yielding MKIGSYTLDNNLIVAPMAGVTDRPFRTLCKHFGAGHAVSEMMSVDATLYAQKKSLYRADFDGELAPISAQIAGSEPEMLAEAARYQVANGAQIVDINMGCPARKVCRKLAGSALLQDEDLVKRILEAVVSAVDVPVTLKTRLGYVNGEENILRVADMAQQAGIAALAIHGRTREQMYTGVARYELIREVKRHASIPIIANGDIDSPQKAKAVLEATGADAIMIGRAAQGRPWIFREIAHYLQTGKLLPPPSVAEIHAVLLGHLDDLYQFYGEYSGCRIARKHIAWYTNGLHDSNAFRQAMYAQDSTAGQARAVEAYFQALLARDERLNYESSSDQKSSAINCS